Proteins found in one Erythrobacter sp. 3-20A1M genomic segment:
- a CDS encoding accessory factor UbiK family protein: MQSQNPMIADFVKLVNGAAGTFAGMTREARESARERVKETLGGLDFVSREEFEAVKAMAAKAREDSEALAARVTALEAKHKL, translated from the coding sequence ATGCAGAGCCAGAACCCCATGATCGCCGATTTCGTTAAGCTCGTGAACGGTGCCGCGGGCACCTTCGCCGGGATGACCCGCGAGGCGCGCGAGAGCGCGCGGGAGCGGGTCAAGGAAACGCTCGGCGGGCTCGACTTCGTCAGCCGCGAGGAGTTCGAGGCGGTCAAGGCCATGGCCGCCAAGGCGCGCGAGGATAGCGAGGCGCTGGCCGCCCGCGTGACCGCGCTCGAGGCCAAGCACAAGCTCTGA
- a CDS encoding TspO/MBR family protein, with amino-acid sequence MSRLASRGQLRASFIRWALLCIPAVVLLGLLSGAASGNGDGNPWFASLDKPALYPPPILFPIAWTVLYVLMGLALALVCNAWGARGRTAAIFAFVVQFALNLAWSPLFFAAHQITAALILIVAMGIAIVATMVLFWRVRRAAAVLLVPYLAWVCFASVLNYQILALNPQADGASSSGAAQRIAI; translated from the coding sequence ATGTCGCGTCTGGCCTCGCGCGGGCAACTGCGCGCCAGCTTCATCCGCTGGGCCCTGTTGTGCATTCCCGCAGTCGTCCTGCTCGGCCTGCTGTCGGGGGCCGCGTCGGGCAATGGCGATGGCAACCCGTGGTTCGCCTCGCTCGATAAGCCGGCGCTCTATCCCCCGCCGATCCTCTTTCCCATCGCCTGGACCGTCCTCTACGTCCTGATGGGGCTGGCGCTGGCGTTGGTGTGCAATGCATGGGGCGCGCGGGGTCGGACCGCGGCGATCTTCGCCTTCGTGGTGCAGTTCGCGCTCAATCTCGCGTGGAGCCCGCTGTTCTTCGCCGCGCACCAGATCACCGCGGCGCTGATCCTGATCGTCGCGATGGGGATCGCGATCGTCGCGACCATGGTGCTGTTCTGGCGGGTGCGGCGGGCGGCCGCCGTGCTGCTGGTGCCCTATCTCGCCTGGGTGTGCTTCGCCAGCGTGCTCAACTACCAGATCCTGGCTCTCAATCCGCAGGCCGACGGTGCATCGTCCAGCGGGGCGGCGCAGCGGATCGCGATCTGA
- a CDS encoding TlyA family RNA methyltransferase produces MAKKIRIDQLLVSRGLAESRTRAQALVMAGLVFSNESKLAKPGHQLPEDAPLEVRGRDHPWVSRGGIKLAHAIEHFGLDPAGAVAMDIGSSTGGFTDVLLQQGAAHVFAVDSGTNQLAWKLRQDERVTVLEQTSARILTTEQIDRPCDWVVCDASFIGLAKVLERPLELAAPRCRLVALIKPQFEVGREEVGKGGVVRDPALHARVCAEVCAWLADRGWTVDGVVESPITGPEGNVEFLVAARRGHGAGESGGE; encoded by the coding sequence ATGGCGAAGAAGATCCGTATCGACCAGTTGCTCGTTTCCCGCGGTCTGGCGGAAAGCCGCACCCGTGCGCAGGCGCTGGTGATGGCAGGGCTGGTGTTCTCCAACGAAAGCAAGCTGGCGAAGCCGGGCCACCAGCTGCCCGAGGACGCGCCGCTGGAAGTGCGCGGGCGCGACCATCCCTGGGTCTCGCGCGGGGGAATCAAGCTGGCGCACGCGATCGAGCATTTCGGGCTCGATCCCGCAGGCGCGGTGGCGATGGATATCGGCAGCTCCACCGGCGGGTTTACCGACGTGCTGCTGCAGCAGGGCGCGGCCCATGTCTTCGCGGTCGATTCGGGCACCAACCAGCTCGCGTGGAAGCTGCGGCAGGACGAGCGCGTGACGGTGCTGGAACAGACCAGCGCGCGTATTCTGACCACAGAGCAGATCGACCGGCCCTGCGACTGGGTGGTCTGCGATGCGAGCTTCATCGGCCTCGCCAAGGTGCTGGAGCGCCCGCTGGAGCTGGCCGCGCCCCGATGCCGCCTCGTCGCGCTGATCAAGCCGCAGTTCGAGGTCGGGCGCGAGGAGGTGGGCAAGGGCGGAGTGGTGCGCGACCCGGCCCTGCACGCGCGCGTCTGCGCCGAGGTGTGCGCCTGGCTGGCGGATCGCGGCTGGACGGTTGACGGGGTGGTCGAGAGCCCCATCACCGGGCCGGAGGGCAATGTCGAATTCCTGGTCGCGGCGCGCCGCGGGCATGGTGCAGGCGAAAGCGGCGGGGAATAG
- a CDS encoding SDR family oxidoreductase: MRVFLTGANGWIGSVVARELMAAGHSVVGLVRSEEKGAALLAAGGTVVVGGLGDLDVLRRGAADADGIIHTAFGLDISRIGELAAEDSAAIETFGEVFAGSTRPIVVTDGFLHLTGEKALETDRPEVMPAFPRASQQTAFALADRGIHANVVRNPRSVHGQGETHGFVPMLAGIAREKGFSAYVGDGANLWPAVHRLDAARVYRLALERGARGEAYHAVAEEGVPYREIAEAIGRQLGLPTRSLTPEEAEAHFGPLATWVANNGPASNAWTKKVLGWSPEQLGIVADIERPDYSC; this comes from the coding sequence ATGCGTGTATTCCTGACAGGTGCGAATGGCTGGATCGGCTCGGTCGTCGCGCGCGAGCTGATGGCGGCCGGTCACTCGGTCGTCGGTCTGGTCCGGTCGGAGGAAAAAGGTGCGGCGCTTCTTGCTGCGGGGGGCACGGTAGTGGTCGGCGGACTGGGCGACCTGGACGTTCTTCGTCGGGGCGCTGCGGATGCGGACGGAATCATCCATACCGCCTTTGGTCTCGACATCTCACGGATCGGCGAGTTGGCGGCCGAGGACAGCGCCGCGATCGAAACGTTCGGCGAGGTGTTCGCCGGATCGACACGGCCGATCGTCGTTACCGATGGCTTCCTGCACCTCACGGGCGAGAAGGCGTTGGAAACCGACCGGCCGGAGGTGATGCCGGCCTTTCCGCGCGCATCCCAGCAGACCGCCTTTGCGCTGGCCGATCGCGGCATCCATGCGAACGTTGTGCGCAACCCGCGCTCCGTTCACGGCCAAGGCGAAACGCATGGCTTCGTGCCCATGCTCGCAGGCATTGCTCGCGAGAAGGGCTTCTCGGCCTATGTCGGTGATGGCGCGAACCTGTGGCCGGCGGTTCACCGTCTGGACGCCGCACGCGTCTACCGGCTAGCCCTGGAACGCGGTGCCCGCGGCGAGGCCTACCATGCGGTTGCCGAGGAGGGCGTGCCTTACCGCGAGATCGCAGAAGCGATCGGACGCCAGCTCGGCCTGCCGACCAGGTCGCTGACACCCGAAGAGGCGGAGGCGCATTTCGGACCCCTTGCCACCTGGGTTGCCAATAACGGCCCCGCTTCCAACGCGTGGACGAAGAAGGTGCTGGGCTGGTCGCCCGAGCAGCTCGGGATCGTCGCCGACATCGAGCGACCGGATTACTCTTGCTAG
- a CDS encoding TetR/AcrR family transcriptional regulator — protein MRLQQAAVELFLERGYDRTTAAEIADRAGVTERTFFRHFLDKREVLFDGQAVLVKALTSSIADAPAELGPLDTLFRAFRAVTPLLEDNRPFSQPRQKVISATPALHERELSKLEALSDGLASALRQRGVSELPAVLAARAGMASFAHATLAWLEDDQPSLAERLDLAERALKSVL, from the coding sequence GTGCGCCTGCAACAGGCAGCGGTGGAGCTGTTTCTGGAGCGCGGCTACGACCGCACCACCGCAGCCGAAATCGCCGACCGGGCCGGAGTGACGGAGCGCACGTTCTTTCGTCACTTTCTCGATAAGCGCGAGGTGCTGTTCGATGGCCAGGCGGTGCTGGTGAAAGCGCTGACCAGTTCGATCGCCGACGCGCCAGCCGAGCTGGGGCCGCTCGACACGCTCTTCAGGGCCTTCCGAGCGGTGACGCCGCTATTGGAAGACAACCGCCCTTTTTCGCAGCCCCGGCAAAAGGTCATCTCCGCGACACCGGCCCTCCACGAACGCGAGCTGTCCAAGCTGGAAGCGTTGTCCGACGGGCTTGCTTCGGCCTTGCGGCAACGCGGTGTTTCCGAGCTGCCCGCCGTACTGGCCGCCCGTGCTGGTATGGCTTCCTTCGCCCACGCGACGCTTGCTTGGCTGGAAGATGACCAACCGTCGCTGGCGGAGCGTCTCGATCTGGCCGAGAGAGCCTTGAAGAGCGTTCTGTAA
- a CDS encoding branched-chain amino acid aminotransferase: protein MDFEHIPHPAPVPGETRDQAIADPGFGSVFTDHMAIIEYDANDGRGWHSARIAPREPLSLDPAAAVLHYAQEIFEGLKAYKQADDSLALFRPEANARRFRDSARRLAMPELPEELFLESLRRLVEVDRAWVPTVPGGSLYLRPFMFADEAFLGVRPAKKYKYLVIASPAGNYFKSGAPAVKIWVSQDYVRAAPGGTGAAKTGGNYAASLVPQAEAIEKGCDQVVFLDAVERKWIEELGGMNLFFVFDDGSVVTPPLTGTILPGITRDSLLTLLREEGLTVREEPYSLDQWRADAESGKLVETMACGTAAVVTAVGTVAQPDGEFTIGSGGPGQLTTKLRERLVGIQKGAVDDTHGWVTRL from the coding sequence ATGGATTTCGAGCACATTCCCCACCCCGCGCCGGTACCGGGCGAAACCCGCGACCAGGCGATCGCCGATCCGGGCTTCGGCAGCGTCTTTACCGATCACATGGCGATCATCGAATACGACGCCAACGATGGGCGTGGTTGGCATTCGGCCCGCATCGCACCGCGCGAACCGCTCAGCCTCGATCCCGCGGCGGCGGTTCTGCATTATGCGCAGGAGATCTTCGAAGGGCTGAAGGCGTACAAGCAGGCGGACGATAGCCTCGCGCTGTTCCGGCCAGAGGCGAATGCGCGCCGGTTCCGGGACAGCGCACGGCGGCTCGCCATGCCCGAACTGCCCGAGGAGCTGTTCCTCGAATCGCTGCGGCGGCTGGTGGAGGTCGACCGCGCCTGGGTGCCGACCGTGCCGGGCGGCTCGCTCTATCTGAGGCCCTTCATGTTCGCGGACGAGGCCTTCCTCGGCGTGCGTCCGGCGAAGAAGTACAAATATCTCGTCATCGCCAGCCCGGCGGGCAATTATTTCAAGTCCGGCGCGCCGGCGGTGAAAATCTGGGTCAGCCAGGATTATGTCCGCGCCGCGCCCGGCGGCACCGGGGCGGCGAAGACCGGCGGAAATTATGCCGCCTCGCTGGTTCCGCAGGCCGAGGCGATCGAGAAAGGCTGCGACCAGGTCGTGTTCCTAGACGCGGTGGAGCGCAAGTGGATCGAGGAACTGGGCGGCATGAACCTGTTCTTCGTGTTTGACGACGGCAGCGTGGTGACACCCCCGCTGACCGGTACGATCCTGCCCGGCATCACTCGCGACAGCCTGCTGACGCTGCTGCGCGAAGAAGGGCTGACCGTGCGCGAGGAGCCCTATTCGCTGGACCAGTGGCGCGCCGATGCCGAGAGCGGGAAGCTGGTCGAGACCATGGCCTGCGGCACCGCGGCGGTCGTCACCGCCGTGGGCACGGTCGCGCAGCCGGACGGCGAGTTCACCATCGGCAGCGGCGGTCCGGGTCAGCTAACCACGAAGCTGCGCGAGCGGCTGGTCGGCATCCAGAAGGGCGCGGTCGACGACACCCATGGCTGGG